One region of Quercus lobata isolate SW786 chromosome 2, ValleyOak3.0 Primary Assembly, whole genome shotgun sequence genomic DNA includes:
- the LOC115971991 gene encoding uncharacterized protein LOC115971991 gives MNLRNISEAFIHFTVTYLVPVLSLFDPRPRRPTPPSDEVVDLEAPAFARAHPDRVDGQALGEPALDPEAQAQPPVLVAEHRKKDWNNAMVAFCLASSMAIALQPVQDHSQLQSSLPLLALPLLLGFTSFFLSVFIDPKFVVTVRVLQKFGQLFTVTVFFMAVTFRFPFYFKCTSWALYFISFLAVFISSCF, from the coding sequence ATGAATCTGAGAAATATTTCTGAGGCATTTATCCATTTTACTGTCACGTATTTGGTCCCAGTTTTATCGTTATTTGATCCAAGACCTCGACGGCCAACCCCACCTTCCGATGAAGTTGTGGACCTAGAAGCACCTGCATTTGCACGTGCTCATCCAGATAGGGTTGACGGACAAGCCCTTGGCGAACCAGCTTTGGACCCAGAAGCACAAGCCCAGCCACCTGTATTGGTAGCTGAGCACCGCAAAAAGGACTGGAACAATGCTATGGTTGCCTTTTGCTTGGCTTCGTCCATGGCTATTGCACTACAACCAGTTCAAGATCACTCTCAACTCCAATCATCGCTCCCCTTGCTCGCTCTACCACTTCTACTCGGCTTTACTTCTTTCTTCCTTAGCGTATTCATCGATCCCAAGTTTGTGGTAACAGTCCGAGTGCTCCAGAAATTTGGCCAACTCTTCACCGTCACAGTGTTTTTTATGGCAGTTACCTTTCGATTTCCATTTTACTTCAAATGTACTAGCTGGGCTCTCTATTTCATTTCCTTCCTCGCCGTTTTCATCAGCAGTTGCTTTTAG